The DNA region aagttgTCACATGTGCAAGTACACGCACATGGATTACTTTTGTTAATtttgtgttaccatggttacatggAGTGTTGTAGTATTGTGTTGTTCAGGCCTATCAGATTTCTAAACATAGCAAGGCacgaatgtcgtatcttacaatCACACCAAAATGTGTTGACTGTCGAAAGTCGTTCGTGCATTTTTTGCCTCCGGCACTCGCTGTTGCTATCAGTACtaggttatagtattgctccggatcggagcgaggcaaaaaaggcacgaacgattGTCGACAGTCTACAAAATGTCTTAGCACTGCACAATTGTTATGAAAAGGAACAAacgatataattatatactagtataagcTGAACCATTGAACAGAACTTACCAAGTGAAAAGCAAATCTTTATCGCTAGTAAAGTGCATTGCAAATCAATAAAGAcctacatttattttttttaccttaGTGCAGCAGTTAAAGACATCCCAATGATGTTTAGATACCACAGCAGCTTCAGATTAATTTTCACCGTTACCAAGGTTCCGGCTAAATAAACACTGTACAGAAGAAATTCCACAAAATTTGTCATTCCCGCAAACGCCAAGAGCGCTTTCTTAAGTTTTGGCAACCATCGAAACTCGGCCTCTCTGTCTCTCAATTCAGGTCGACATCTTTGTTTCCCGGTAACTGTTGTCATGACACCGAACTCGTTGAACGCAAGAATAAGAATGAACCACGAAGTTAGGCCAAATGGCAGCAAGATATACcgaacagcgccctctggaCTAGATCGTACGTTTAGAGCGAATGTACTGACATGGTGGATACATGAAACCGTCACCATCATCAAGTAGGACGCAAACCAATGTTTCCTAAACATATATTTCAACCCACATTTATTGAAAGATTTGCCACACATCCCAATTCCAGATCGAATTACAACAGTCCCAACTAGTAAGGCAGAATTTAAGGGTTCAAGCGTTTCAGCCACTGAGCGAAGTTCGTCTACAGCAGGGAAGTTCTGCGACTCTATGTTGCATATTGTTGTACAAAACCCGTAAACCTGTAAACAGTAGACAGCTATAAATGTATTGGTAACCATCAATAATGAACCAATAATTATGATAACGACCAGAGTTATAATCCAAAAGTTGTCAGGTATTTCTTGCCTTGTTTTTTTGAGATCCATCGCtagaatcacagacaagtaagaaacttacttgtctCTTGTCTGTGGTAgaatacagtaactgttgttAATAGTTACATTGACTTTGTTGTACACTTCTAAGATACTCTTTTCACCCTATGTTATCTCAATTGCGATTACACCTACCACACATAGTTATCCTTCGCTTGTAGTTTGTCCTGTTTGGTTTGTCCGGGTCCTTAGCTGTACTTGTGTTTGGTTTGTCTGGGTCCTTAGCTGTACTTGTGTTTGGTTTGTCCGGGTCCTTATAGCTGTACTTCTGTTTGGTTTGTCCGGGTCTTTAGCTGTACTTGTGTCACCACCCTGTAACTTACTATTCAACCATCTATACAATATGACACGACGTTAATTCTGCTTGAAGACGAAAATGTGACAGGAATTACTTCTGAAGAATGGCGGGACAAGACTGAGAACGTTAGAACCTTGTCCAATACTAATTTCGTCTTCATTTAGAATCTTGTCCAATACTAATTCCGTCTTCAGTTAGAATATTGTTAATTCCACCGTCTACCAAGTCGAACACGAACTGTGCCTTAGTAAGATTCATTCTATCGCATGTGatagtttatttgtttgtatatattatacgtTAGCACAGATAAATAATGTGGAAATCTATCCCAATGGCCTAGTTCTATAAATTTGGAATCCCATTAATCATATTACATTGGTTGATGTTTTGTACGACAGACTAAAATCAAACTAAAAGTGTACAGCTCTGCTACGCTTAGCATTTTTAACTTTGAAAAAGCTATGGTCCGCAGTTTACAAGACGTCTGAGCTTACGTACTAAAGCTCGCTGTGCCAAAACTATCTGTCGACGTCGACCATTAATTTGATGTTATTGCCATACTGTACTATTCAGCCGAAAGAATTTACCAAAATCGTATGCTAATGCTAATCCAAATTCTTCTTTCAAAAAAAACGAAGTACAAAATTTATGTTTTTCCGTCATATATACGTTCGTACTATGAACTTAGTCTATTGCAATGACGTATCTAGTTTAGCATCACCCTGGATATCACGATCTGTCGTCTAAAGATATCTGTTTTACACGAAGGATATACGACTTAAGTGAGAGAATTTCAACAGACAGTGAATTCAAAAagctaaaattgtttcataGAAGAAGTGACgttatttgaaatgatttttcAGGCTAAGCTCAAACTCCTCGACTTTCCAATACACTACGATCCACtgtcaaattacaaaataatgtcaactCCATAGACTTAGATATGGaactataaatacattttaaataacaaaatactcAAATTGTCTCAACGACGTTCAACTCATTCAACTGGCTTCCAATGCCCTCTGGATAGGACGAACAATTACCAAAGTTGCATTGAATGACCGGACTCGTATAGTATATATTCGCATCGACTTTCATAAAACTTGTACGACATGGGGATTTACTTAGAGTGAAATACCATGTGCAATCTTATAATCACGtgtgtattgtttttatttatttcataagaaTATGACTTTTCATACGTATATAATACACAATGCAATGATTTACACTCTCTTTAAATCTTCAATGGGTAGATGTAGATATAGATTCGAAGCAAGTGAAAAGAACAAAAACACTAACACTGGCTAGGTCGATAATCAAATCGTGAGAATGGAATGGACCATTCAGGTCAGAGTAAAAACATTCATTCTCTTAGGGTTAAAAAAAGTTCAAATACCTGGACCGAACTGATGCATGTCGGACAATATAAAATGTCTCGTGATCTGTTGCATTTGAATACGAGTCAGACCTCAGGCCACCTTTGTAATCTAAGCCTTAGCGTTACTGCTGTAGAGTTTAGCACTGTGTGTGAGTACACCTAAAACTAACTTAGTGATATCATACATTTCTGTATAGTTTAGCACTGCGTGTGGGTACAACTAAAACTAAGGTGATTCTATTCAGGGTGGACTCGGAGAGTAATGCCACATCATGTCACTTTATGGAAACAAAGGTAAGGATATTATGGTTGAAAGTATTTAACTAGTATAGTGTAAATACTATAGGTATCACAAAAACACTTTGGTCACGAGAGATAATGCTATCCTTGTATCTTGAAGTATACATTTGTCGCAAGTTAACTTGACAGGTGTTCCATATAATAATGTGTATAGGACCAGACGACCAAAAACACTGTGTTATGTAGACGTTTCAGTCGTGATCATTTCAATGCAATTGAGAACAATAGTGGCAGACTCCAATTTCACCTTCACAACacattgataacatatattggCATATAGAATCCGTTAGTAAATGTTTACTCTTCGTAGCGTCTGTATGCTGGTATATACTTGTTACACCTATAACATTGACTTCTCGAACACTGTACCATTAGACTACATGCTTATAATTATAATTGCGAGGTCAAAAAAATATGGGCCAAGGATAGCCTGTTTTGGCACCTGTAGAAGTTCAATGTGACACATGTATTCGTGTATTTACGCGGCAAATGGGAAAGTTTCACGAAGCAAGCAAGCTATACTAATACTTTCTCATTGAAATAACGTGGCTTATTTTGTCAGGTACACATAAATGTATCAAGCCGTCTTGTGACCCAGATGTATACAGCACTATAACATCTTAATTGTCACGGTTGCATAGAGGATACTTTCGAAAGCGGTGTGATTGATGTTTCAATTTGAATAAGCACTTTCACCATAGGTAATTGCTTCTCTCGCTAAATGTAAAACCCTAACCaccttttttattttataatgtgTTCAATTATCCCAAATAAGTTCATCCCAATTGTCCTTCACTCACAGGTACGGAGGACATTGATCAAGGAGAATCGACATCTACCTATACGGGAATTGACACCCAGGTGAACAATCGTGGCACTAAACGTTATATTTTTTGGTTTGGAACAACATTAACATTGTTTATCTTTGGTACCCTACTTTTGTTAATAGACACTGGAGTTGCTTTATACTGTTTGAACAAATACGGATTTTCCACCGCCGTCTGTGAAATCGATTCGTCATCATTCGACGATATCGACGAACTCCGTGCCATCGCTGAAAGTATTGAACCAATTTTATCTGTCTTGATGGTCATTTCTATTTTGATTTATACCGAAAACCCAACATTTCACTCGGCAAAATGCTGTTCTTGTCAAAATCTACCTAGATTTCGTTATCTTTGTAGGCAATATTGGTTCACGACTTACCTTTGCATGCTCTTTATTTCTTTCGGTTATCACTTCACCGTGTTTGTTCTGGATGTTGGCCATCACTGGGAGGGCGCCCTAAGATACATCACCCTACCTCTTGGATTGACAGCATGGtttgtgtggatggtaatgctAAATGAACGTGGTGCTATGACAACAGTTGTCAGGgacaatttacaaacaatgtcTGGCCTTAATAACGTGCAAACAGATTCGCTATCTGGAGATCCTCCGGGCCTTTCAAAATTCTACAAGGTGTTACTTATTTTCGCCGGATCTACaaattttattgaattcctGATCTACACAGTTTACATCACAGGATCGTTTGCAACCATTCCTGCAACGCAGAAAAACAGATTACTTTGGTACTTTGACTTTTTAGCCATGTCATTGACAACAGCACTAAGGTAATCCATATTTGGCATTTGAATTGTTTACCTCTCAGCACCATACCACATGTATTACAACAAACCATAcctcatttcaaatttgtcacGTGCACAATGACTATATATGTGCATATCATTAATACTTGTGTCATCACCATTTGATAAAGTGTTATAGATACGGGTGAGGGTTTACTATTTAATGTGTTCAACGTCTAATTGTTTCTAATTACATTGCAATCACCAACGATGTAGCCATTTCCTGCAACCGATGATGTGCCATAATTTATCTCAAAAACTTTCTGCTTCTTTTCACAGGTTCAGTCTTGCGAGTTTCTTCTTTCAGATGCTGTACATTGGAGAgaagaaatacaaacaaatgacagATCCTTGGAAAGAGAAATGCCCTGATTGTAACAGACACGAACGTCTTACTGATATTACGTAGAAATACTGTACAACGTAGGCAGGAATTAGAGTCATTTAAATTCTCTAAAATACATTCATCGGGGAAttaagaacaaacaaacaatttacactTGTGAACAAAGCATGCTGAAATactacatttttgtttgtttttatttggggGGAATTGGGATAAATGGAAACTTTGAGTACAACTTGAAGGACAAGGTTGTTAGTTTCGGCAAGTAAGCAAAAATGACGAAGTGCATAACACACAATCCTACCTCTGACACTGTGATAACTGCAGTTTTACTGCTAGTAATTCGTATAGAAACTAATGATATGTGGGTGACGTCACATTAGTTATGACGTCACCCTAttgtctttgttcagtgcagtgttggtattttatgttacatgtgattatttggtAGTATATATTATTGTGTACTCCTCTTACAGCAACATAGCACTGCTAAACAAGCTAATTAGAAGTTCTAATCCCAAATTCATTAGTAACATATTATTTGattataccatagacagtgtctatgattaTAAGTGTGAGAAATAAGTGTGAACTATACTGGTGTGTCACGAAAGTAGATTTTTATAAATTAGTTCTCTCTCAAGCTATGATAAACCTATGTATTGGACTGTTCCTGTATCTGAATGGAAATCATAGTGAGCTAGAGTTTGTAAAATACCTATAAGTATACCtagattttgtaaataaaatgtacattaaagGATACATTCaacaacagtagttttagtttgtgtctaagTTGTTATGCTGAAAGTtcggtttccacagtagtaaatACAGTGATCGTGTTATCATGTCATAAACCTTCAGTTGTGacaatggaatttgtcattctgatgatataccgccacctagtggtcaacaGTAACAATAGAGTTAGTTATGTTATTACTAAAAAAGACTTTGAACTGTGCGTGCGTTATAACCTATGTAAATCGTGATAAACCTTGCTTTGATGTAAGCAAAGACAGTGGAGAGGAAATTGTCTATGATATAAGGCAAACgctcaatagggaacttgcaaaccctctatgttgaatgttgcatcatgggagatatactaataaatactaatgaatttgTTATTGTAAACAAAACTGTTCAATGCATAGTTACCccgacaattgtgggaggttttttttcCTTGCGGTGTCGGCACATAGGTACTGTGCACAGtggtagaagtagtcaagttgatatgttgattctctgttagaaaataaacaattgaagccattaaagtCCATGGCtgttatgttttcattagaCGCCTGTTTTACTGCAATATTAAAGCATAGCAATGCTTTCACTCTTCAaagtgattgggtaaaggatcctgcagtgtgtgtgttgtgtatctttaatgttagtctagagttgaaatacttgtgtcaaaaacgtaatgtcccgtCAGTGAAACATCATTGCAAACCAACATCACTTTACATGTCTTATAGCTGTAACTTCATGAAAGCCTATTCATATAATAACATCGTCTAGCTGGTAGTCTGGTAGACCGGAACGTTGGGTTTCTTTTCACTCTAGAGGTAACCAAATGTCACATTTCACCTAAGGTTCAGATCTGGGGTTGGTGCTGCACAACAGAGTTACTGTCACCCTTGGCTTTTGTTCAGCAACCTTCCGAGTCTAGATTGGAGGTCTTCCTACAAGACTAAGAAAACAGAGACGAAGAGGGGTAAATTACAAATGTCTCAGGtactaataataaataatttaagGAACAGAAATTACTGCCATCGAAAATATAGCTGATCTTTAAAGAAAGAATATAATATTTGGaatttttattatttgaatTCCCATATTTGTGAGATTATAATTGAATGCCCATATTTGTGAGATTATAATTGAATGCCCATATTTGTGAGATTATAATTGAATGCCCATATTTGTGAGGTTATAATTGAATGCCCATATTTGTGAGATTATAATTGAATTCCCATATTTCTAAGATTATAATGCGGATATACTCATGCACAGAATTCATCATAACAAAAGAGACATGATTATGTTTGCattcttgtttattttgtttaaatggtTATAGCAAGAAAGTAACATTGATATTGTTAGAAGTACAATGATCTAAATCTTACAATTTCAGTATTGTTACAATTCTTCaaaatttccatattttaacGAATTATATGACGTCACTAATAGCTATGGATCTAAAGAGGAGTTGAGaagcaatatgtaaattaagtaaatgtaaatatcttTTATTGCTACATTCTTGTTATATGCCCTGTATCATATTTTACTTTTCTGTGATTAATATACTTgcatttattgtaaattttattaaATGCCTAATATTTGTagattacattttattttacatattgaTAATGCTTGACATTTATTTTCCTATTGTATAGTAACTTCCCAACATTTTAGCTTTAAAAAATTGTTAAGAAAAATTGTCTGCCGTCCAAAGTTGGAAATAGCTAAAAGATAAAGTAGCGGTCACGTCATCTATCACGTGATATGATAAGCCACCTTCGGCCTTGTTCTTTATAAAGTGCATGGATTGTATATTTTAACTTTACATACTTAGTTATAATACTTAGCATCTTAGACTCGACAAGTTTCTTGTAAACTATTTCCATAGTTATCATGCAAGGAGGGTATTATATCGTCTATAAGATCTGTTCTatatcttgtacatgtatttgacaagTGAAATAAATCTGTCGACGTCACAATACTGATAGCTTAGAATCCACTCGTGTGAGGATTCTGCTCTCTTTCTCCCTTACGGTGCCTTAGCATTTCACAAGCAGCCGtttattcaaacctaaaattatatttttatgatttgCTGCAGTGCTgatgaatatggtaattatgtttacatcatatggCTCAACCTTCTAAGTTGGTTCTAATCATATGGTGATGCTATTGATATCATCTCACAGTGGGAAAAATTAAAAACTCTATCACGTGATAAGTATTTATCTAAATAAGCTACCTCGCGTTCTTGTCCGTTGTTGTATGTAAGTTTAACAACTTGGTTTGATATGTTTACTTATAGGGAATATTATGAGAAAAActgaaaaatatacatgactgtataatatatatatatatatatatatatatatatatatatatatatatatatatatatatatatatatatatatatatatatatatatatatatatatacttaatactACATGAAGGAACAGACTATGGTATCTTCATAAAGAGATCTAGAGATCaatacaacaacatacaatTGAGAACAACGTAAACGTGTTAATATAAATTGTACTTCATTATGACAACTTACTTTACAACTCTCTGGttatacataatatgtaaatgcaATTGTCTGtgacatttttattatatattggtGATGGGGATGATATGTATACTGTACAAGCGTTCTCTCTGGTATCTTGCAAACGTAATATCACATCCAGTAGTCAAGGTGACTTATCGTCTACTATGTTAAGTTATGGAGAATTTATACAATGCAAAATATacttaaatgataaaaaaattacatcatatacactCGAAATGTTAGTCATACGTAGTGTATTAATTTGGGAGTTGGTCGATAGTTCTAGTGACTCTAAATACACGTTATATCACTTCAAACAAAGTCGTCATGGTAACTAAAAGATTGTCTGATGAAACAAAAGAACATGATTTCGCCAACATTCAAAAGTACGAATACTATTTTCTCATAGTCATCATTTTTAGTTATTTACAATATCCCACTGTTGGACGTACGTACAGCCCGTCATACATTTTACATGCGGCAAACTAAAGTTAAATGCTttaaaggtatttttttttttaaattttagtaCTGGACTAACAAAAGATGTCCATTGTTTCTGACACGCAGTGATACACATAAGTTTAGTACTTGCCAGAATGTTGGTGAAAATCACCGGAATATAGAGCCCACATGATTAATTGAgtac from Glandiceps talaboti chromosome 18, keGlaTala1.1, whole genome shotgun sequence includes:
- the LOC144449490 gene encoding uncharacterized protein LOC144449490 yields the protein MSLYGNKGTEDIDQGESTSTYTGIDTQVNNRGTKRYIFWFGTTLTLFIFGTLLLLIDTGVALYCLNKYGFSTAVCEIDSSSFDDIDELRAIAESIEPILSVLMVISILIYTENPTFHSAKCCSCQNLPRFRYLCRQYWFTTYLCMLFISFGYHFTVFVLDVGHHWEGALRYITLPLGLTAWFVWMVMLNERGAMTTVVRDNLQTMSGLNNVQTDSLSGDPPGLSKFYKVLLIFAGSTNFIEFLIYTVYITGSFATIPATQKNRLLWYFDFLAMSLTTALRFSLASFFFQMLYIGEKKYKQMTDPWKEKCPDCNRHERLTDIT